In Acropora palmata chromosome 7, jaAcrPala1.3, whole genome shotgun sequence, one genomic interval encodes:
- the LOC141886084 gene encoding CSC1-like protein 1 yields the protein MSSLYGLVFDVSSGSMVNSTNSRHIQPRCFDSKLDNFTGSLKNYDAKDGGISITFGLNCLGWMIVFLLFCVIRRLVWDYGRLALIQKGDQGWTEMFYGSNEVNGEREAPDGESQLKFPKVKQKGLFSWIPVYLRITDEHIRLKCGIDAFQYIVFQKHLLIFAVIIFCLSVGIVLPVNYSGQNDPDSNSFGATTVSNLNPNSSIFWLHTVFAIVYFIVMLLILRHFSNLFPLESGNNSSNTIMITNIPKSVTADLIQEHFQEIYGKPQILEVQLAYDFSKLKAAHRKVLAAQIGRQHCEEILQKTGQRPLTTVSTNKLSPCCQCCGASHVDGIEYFTEEEEAGKTEASEHRQKLKSLGIAFVTFQDPKVVQRCLKDFNTVKHGSPESSVSRKIFCDHWNVTDAPLSGNIIWEHLSVDYESWWARALLINSLLFIFVLFLTTPAVVLTTLRELKASVEKKNPNLTVRHANPFLTQFLPTILLWSFAAVLPATVSWSSYFEAHWTRSKLERSVMVKTYIFLLLMIIVLPSLALTSADALFHLTLGGKLPEFQSRLACVFLPNNGAFFVNYLVTSALIGTALELCRFPELVSYAGNMACARNEGEKRLIRKEAVREFPFGQQYAGVLVIFSVMVIYSITCPLVTPFGLLYLGLKHFVDRYNLYFNYRAPAYKYMDSGVHSLAVTYAMLSTFFLLLSLLFFSIIRLGIDDPQTVFTFVVVTIAVLLLALRVCFGMFKRFGPHKEALSNDAELNGAEIYIPEAYLPPVLQTTRNMTGMGSSDDVSPPQLTRRKTYGSVQNDHVIDASQLTPSSETVLTFTDEDHQ from the exons ATGTCGAGCCTTTATGGCTTAGTGTTCGATGTATCTTCAGGGAGTATGGTGAACAGCACAAATTCAAGGCATATACAGCCAAGATGCTTTGATTCCAAACTTGACAATTTTACTGGAAGTCTTAAAAATTACGACGCGAAAGACGGGGGAATTTCCATCACCTTTGGTTTGAATTGTTTAGGATGGATG attgtatttcttttattctGTGTGATAAGACGACTTGTCTGGGATTATGGAAGACTGGCTCTGATTCAGAAAGGAGACCAAGG ATGGACTGAAATGTTTTATGGATCAAATGAGGTGAATGGAGAACGTGAAGCACCTGATGGGGAAagtcaattaaaatttccGAAAGTTAAGCAAAAg GGTCTCTTTTCATGGATTCCTGTGTATCTGAGGATAACTGACGAACACATTCGACTTAAGTGTGGCATTGATGCATTTCAGTATATTGTCTTCCAAAAGCATCTTCTGATCTTTGCTGTCATTATATTTTGTCTCTCAGTTGGCATTGTCTTGCCTGTGAATTACTCTGGACAAAATG ACCCTGACTCCAATTCATTCGGAGCAACCACAGTTTCCAACTTGAATCCTAATTCAAGTATCTTCTGGCTTCACACGGTGTTTGCCATTGTTTACTTCATCGTTATGCTCTTGATCCTGCGACACTTCAGCAATTTATTTCCTCTTGAAAGTGGGAACAATTCTTCCAACACGATCATGATCACCAACATTCCCAAATCTGTGACAGCTGACTTGATTCAAGAACATTTTCA GGAGATCTATGGTAAGCCTCAGATTCTTGAAGTCCAACTCGCCTACGACTTCAGCAAACTAAAAGCAGCACACAGGAAAGTGCTCGCAGCGCAGATCGGCCGCCAACACTGCGAAGAGATTCTCCAGAAGACAGGACAACGCCCACTTACCACTGTTAGTACCAACAAGCTATCGCCATGTTGCCAGTGCTGTGGGGCAAGCCACGTGGATGGCATCGAGTACTTCACCGAGGAGGAAGAAGCGGGCAAAACAGAGGCTAGTGAGCATAGACAGAAACTCAAGAGTTTGGGAATCGCGTTTGTGACATTTCAAGATCCCAAAGTAGTTCAAAG ATGCCTCAAAGATTTCAACACAGTTAAACACGGCAGCCCTGAATCTTCTGTGTCCAGAAAAATTTTCTGCGACCATTGGAATGTAACAGATGCTCCTTTATCTGGAAACATTATCTGGGAACACTTGTCCGTCGATTATGAAAGTTGGTGGGCTCGCGCGCTCTTAATCAACTCTTTactctttatttttgttttgtttttgactaCTCCAGCAGTGGTGCTCACAACACTTCGAGAGCTGAAAGCCTCTGTAG AGAAAAAGAATCCCAATTTGACCGTACGTCATGCCAATCCGTTTCTAACACAGTTCCTGCCAACTATTCTTCTGTGGAGCTTTGCAGCAGTTCTTCCGGCCACTGTTTCGTGGTCAAGTTACTTCGAAGCTCACTGGACCAG GTCCAAGCTGGAGCGTTCTGTGATGGTGAAGACCTACATCTTCTTGCTGTTGATGATTATTGTGTTGCCGTCCCTTGCTTTAACAAG CGCGGACGCCCTGTTTCATTTGACGCTTGGTGGTAAATTGCCCGAATTTCAAAGTAGGCTTGC CTGTGTGTTCTTACCCAACAATGGCGCGTTCTTTGTTAATTATCTAGTCACATCAGCTCTAATCGGAACCGCGTTGGAGTTGTGTCGTTTTCCTGAACTTGTTTCGTATGCTGGAAACATGGCGTGTGCTCGAAATGAAGGCGAGAAAAGACTCATTCGTAAG GAAGCTGTGCGTGAGTTTCCGTTTGGTCAACAATACGCCGGGGTGCTGGTGATCTTTTCCGTTATGGTGATCTACTCTATCACGTGCCCTCTTGTCACGCCTTTCG GTTTGTTGTATCTTGGACTCAAGCATTTTGTTGACCGATACAATTTGTATTTCAACTACAGAGCACCAGCTTACAAATATATGGACAGTGGCGTTCATTCTTTGGCGGTAACATATGCCATGTTGTCTACCTTCTTTCTCCTGTTATCGCTTCTGTTTTTCTCTATAATTAGACTCG GTATTGATGATCCTCAGACCGTCTTCACCTTCGTTGTTGTAACAATAGCAGTTTTGCTGCTTGCGCTCCGAGTTTGTTTTGGAATGTTCAAGCGATTTGGGCCACACAAG GAAGCTCTGTCGAATGATGCTGAACTCAATGGAGCAGAGATTTATATACCC GAAGCGTACCTTCCTCCAGTGCTCCAGACGACGCGAAACATGACAGGAATGGGAAGCAGCGATGACGTCAGCCCTCCCCAGCTCACCAGGAGAAAGACTTACGGTTCGGTCCAAAATGATCACGTGATCGATGCCTCTCAACTCACACCAAGCTCGGAAACTGTGCTAACTTTCACAGATGAAGATCATCAATAG